From Candidatus Manganitrophus morganii, the proteins below share one genomic window:
- a CDS encoding M23 family metallopeptidase: MPPQRLLNSPVRTITSLSILFFYFLSIPLQAQETSAPIQVKQGEIALITLTLESDIPSVAGKFLDQPISFFKKNTNEYAAMIGIDLDQPVGLQPLTVTWQKGESTVRREIAIEVVSAAFATQSLKLPKGMVDLDPPTLARVQKEQARMKEIFDKSADQKLWEAAFIVPTEGKVAGTFGLRRMMNGQPRNPHTGEDISAPLGAPVLASNGGKVILVGDFYFNGHSVIIDHGLGLFSMYFHLSETTVKEGETVIKGQAIGSVGQSGRATGPHLHWGIRLNGARVNPFSLIEKKLG; encoded by the coding sequence TTGCCGCCGCAGCGCCTCCTAAATAGTCCGGTCCGGACGATTACTTCTCTTTCAATTCTCTTTTTTTATTTCCTCTCGATTCCCCTCCAAGCACAGGAAACATCCGCGCCGATTCAGGTGAAGCAGGGCGAGATCGCTTTGATCACGCTGACACTCGAGTCGGACATCCCCTCCGTTGCCGGAAAATTTTTGGACCAACCGATCTCTTTTTTCAAGAAAAATACGAATGAATATGCCGCGATGATCGGGATCGATCTCGACCAGCCGGTCGGCTTGCAGCCCCTGACGGTCACGTGGCAGAAGGGGGAATCGACCGTCCGCCGGGAGATTGCAATCGAAGTGGTCTCCGCCGCATTCGCCACCCAATCGTTGAAACTTCCGAAAGGGATGGTCGATTTGGATCCCCCCACCCTCGCACGGGTACAAAAGGAGCAGGCGCGAATGAAGGAGATCTTCGACAAGAGCGCCGATCAGAAGTTGTGGGAAGCGGCCTTTATTGTTCCGACCGAAGGAAAGGTGGCGGGAACCTTCGGCCTCCGCCGGATGATGAACGGCCAGCCGAGAAACCCTCACACCGGGGAAGATATCAGCGCTCCGCTCGGCGCGCCTGTCTTGGCATCGAACGGGGGGAAGGTGATCCTCGTCGGCGATTTTTACTTTAACGGGCATTCGGTCATTATCGATCATGGTCTCGGTCTTTTTAGCATGTATTTTCACCTCTCGGAGACAACGGTCAAAGAGGGGGAGACTGTGATAAAGGGACAAGCGATCGGATCGGTAGGGCAATCGGGTCGGGCGACCGGCCCCCATCTTCACTGGGGGATACGGCTCAACGGGGCGCGTGTGAATCCCTTCTCTTTGATAGAAAAGAAGCTCGGCTGA
- the pafA gene encoding Pup--protein ligase, giving the protein MKNRIFGLENEYGLIFSPNGKVYLPMEKILGYIFEGLIPNSWPSNAFLVNGARFYQDTGCHPEYSTPECDNVFDLVVHDKAGERLLESCLPIAEKRLKEEGLSGEIYIFKNNTDSMGNTYGCHENYLMRRDLDFWKVTEQLIPFFVTRQIYSGSGKVLKVSGKSHYFISQRAQHIHEKTSSSTTSSRSIINTRDEPHADAEKYRRLHIIVGDSNMSEYATYLKVGTTALVLSMIEEGFNVVGLELEDPVKAMREISRDLTMKKRVRLEGGKEMTAIEIQRIYLEKAKEYVASEDEDEVSYDILERWEYVLNELEEDPNRLSRELDWVIKKELIGSYMERKGCGWDDARVAMMDLQYHDVNQNRGLYSLLCRQDMVERIATEEDIQRAIQTPPQTTRAKVRGDFIRFAKEKNRSYTVDWTYLKLNGYWEETILCMDPFCSANQRVKELIAAAAPPK; this is encoded by the coding sequence AAAATAGAATCTTTGGTCTTGAAAACGAATACGGATTGATCTTTTCTCCCAACGGAAAAGTGTATCTTCCGATGGAGAAGATTTTGGGTTATATCTTCGAGGGACTCATTCCAAACAGCTGGCCGTCGAATGCCTTCTTGGTGAACGGCGCCCGTTTCTATCAAGACACCGGTTGTCATCCGGAATATTCAACCCCAGAATGCGATAACGTTTTCGATCTGGTTGTTCACGATAAAGCGGGAGAGCGCCTCCTGGAATCGTGTCTTCCCATCGCGGAAAAACGGCTGAAAGAGGAAGGTCTCTCCGGGGAAATCTACATCTTCAAGAACAATACAGATTCGATGGGAAACACCTACGGCTGTCATGAAAACTATCTCATGCGCCGCGATCTTGATTTCTGGAAGGTGACAGAACAGTTGATTCCCTTCTTCGTCACCCGGCAGATTTATAGCGGTTCGGGAAAGGTCCTCAAAGTCTCAGGGAAGAGCCACTACTTCATCTCGCAGCGCGCCCAACATATCCATGAGAAGACCTCTTCTTCCACCACCTCTTCTAGAAGCATCATCAATACACGCGATGAGCCCCATGCCGACGCGGAAAAATACCGGCGGCTTCATATCATCGTCGGCGACTCCAACATGTCGGAGTACGCCACCTATTTGAAGGTCGGAACGACGGCGCTGGTCCTCTCTATGATTGAAGAAGGGTTCAATGTAGTAGGGTTGGAGCTGGAAGATCCGGTTAAGGCGATGAGAGAGATCTCCCGCGATCTGACGATGAAAAAACGGGTTCGCCTGGAAGGGGGAAAAGAAATGACCGCCATCGAGATTCAGCGGATTTATCTCGAAAAGGCCAAGGAGTATGTCGCCTCGGAAGACGAAGATGAGGTCAGCTACGATATCCTGGAGCGGTGGGAATATGTGCTCAATGAGCTTGAAGAAGATCCCAACCGTCTCTCCCGCGAGTTGGATTGGGTGATCAAGAAGGAGTTGATCGGCTCTTATATGGAGCGGAAGGGATGCGGCTGGGATGATGCCCGTGTGGCAATGATGGATCTGCAATATCACGACGTCAATCAGAACCGGGGACTCTACTCGCTTCTATGCCGGCAAGATATGGTCGAGCGGATTGCAACCGAGGAAGATATCCAAAGAGCGATTCAGACCCCACCGCAGACGACCCGGGCGAAGGTCCGTGGCGATTTCATCCGGTTTGCCAAAGAAAAAAACCGCTCTTACACCGTCGACTGGACGTATCTCAAATTAAATGGATACTGGGAAGAGACCATCCTCTGCATGGATCCTTTTTGCTCCGCCAACCAACGTGTGAAGGAACTCATTGCCGCCGCAGCGCCTCCTAAATAG